CAAACGGAACAACCTCTTTCTCTATTCCTGAACCGTCACAATAACCCCATCCATATTGTTCCCGGAAATTTCATACTGCTTGTTTGCTGGCACGTTCACTTTCATATTCTCAGAAACTTTATAATAAGAAACAGTATATTTCTTACCTTCGACTTCAGTTGAAATCTCTTTTTCCTCTTTTAAAAACTCTAAATATTCCTCTAGTGTGAAATTCTTTTTTTGCATAATTGCGCTATGAGGTAAGCCTACATAACGTATATGCCATGGCTCATATTGAATGCCTGTAATGTTACTTTTATTTTTCGGATAACGTAATACAAAGCCATGCTTCCATACGTTCTCTTCAATCCATTTTCCTTCAGGCGCTTTCTCCATTTTCTTTTGAGTAGACCCAATGTCCAGTGATAATCCTAAGTTATGTTCACTGTATCCTGCTGGAAGTGCATAATCAGATCCCATTTTTTCATATAGCTGTTTTTGCTCTTGGAAATCTCTATAGCCACTACTAATCAAAAAATGGTTAACACTTTCTTTTCCAGCCGCATCGACAACGTTCAAAAACTTTTTCACAACATCCTTTGATAAACGAAGATTTCTATCAAATATTACATAGCCTCTCACTAATTCACTATTATGATTTACATTTATAATATCAGACCTAATACTATCTTTTTTTACTGGGTAATCCCTGTTAACTAATAATAAATCGCCCTTATAAATTTGTTCCTTCGTAATCTCTTTCCCATCGGTGTTTGCCGCCTTTACTAGCTCATCTTTCCCGACAATTTTAACGTCGATTTCCTTTTGAAATAACGGTGATATATAAACGCCTACACATACTGTGCATACTATAAAAAAAGAAATAAATACCCACTTTTTCATTTCTAGTTCCTCCTTAACGTAACTTACGTATAGAATAGAAAAAACTATTAAAATAAAAAGTGGGGTAAAGTTTAAATTTTTATTAAATTGTTACATTCTCGTCTTTTGGCAATCGTACTTCAAATATCGTTCTAACTACATTGCTCTCAGCAGAAATCGTACCGTTATGTTGCTCGACAATATTTTTCGCAATAAATAGTCCAAGGCCTGTCCCGCCACGGTTCTCAGTTCTTGCTTTATCACCTGTATAGAACATATCAAAAAGATACGGTAAATCTTCTTCCGGGATGCTATCTCCGTAATTCATAATTTGTACGACAACTTCTCCATTATCAACATACCCATTCATATCAACAAATTGTCCATCATAGCCGTAACGAACGGCATTTGTTAACAAGTTTTCAAATACTCTAGCTAACAATTTTCCATCACCGTGCATCGGTAAATGAGGAGCCACATTCAATCTAGCTTCTAAATGATGTTTTTCTAATAACGGATACAATTCCTCCTCTAACTGTATAAGCAACTCACTTATATCAATCGGCTTTTTATCCAGATTTAGCATGCCATAATTCATACGTGTAATTTCAAATAGCTCATCAATTAAACTTTCCAGTCTTTGCGATTTTGTATATGCAATTGTGGAGAAATGTTTAATTTGTTCTTTTGTTAAATTTTCATCTTTAAGAATTAAATCTAAATATCCTAACACGGATGTTAATGGTGTTCTTAAATCATGAGCTAAATTCACAACAAGCTGATCTTTACTATTTTCAGCAAAGTCTCCTCTTTCAACAGCTTCTTTTAACTTTTCACTTGCAACATTTATTTCACGCGCGATATTTCCAAACTCATCATTTGATGAAACTTGAACTTTATTCGTAAAGTTACCGTTCGCAAGATGATGAATCCCATTAGAAATTTCATCAAAGTATTTTAAATACGGTTTTGTCAAAAAGAAGAAAAAGATAATAGATAACGGAATAAAGAAAATTAAAAAGAAATTAATGTCTCCAAATTCCCTTACCATTGACCTAAATTGTGCTAAAGGCTCTTCGTAGCGAACCATCGTTTTATAATACAGCTGCAATCCTTTATAAATTATATAAGTTACAGTTGCTGCAAGTACCATACTTAACGCAAATAAGGCAATCATTTTAAATCGAAAACTTTTCATCATATTAGCCATTAAAAGTATAACCTACTCCCCACACTGTTTTTATTAATTTATCCTTTCTTTTATCTTCTCCAAGTTTCTTCCGCAACGTACGAATATGTACCATTACTGTATTTCCACCTTCATAATAATCGTCTGCCCATACGTGCTGAAAAATATTTTCTACATTGTACACTTTCTTCGGATGACTCGCTAATAAATATAAAATATCAAACTCTTTCGGCGTTAATTCAATTTGCTCACCATATACATCAACCGTCCTACGCTCGGGATTAATTACGACTCCGCCTAGTTCTAAAGCAGATTTACTCTCCGCTACTTTCGGTTGATTTAACGTAAAAAACCTACGCAGTTGTGCATTTACACGTGCAACTAATTCAATCGGTGTGAAAGGCTTCGTCATATAATCATCCGCGCCTAGTACAAGACCTGTCACCTTATCAAAGTCCGAAGTTTTCGCGCTTAAAAAAATAATCGGCATATGATGTTTCGTGCGAATTTGACGCGTCACCTCATACCCATCCATTTTCGGCATCATAATATCTAAAATTACCAAGTCGATTGGCTGCGTTTCAATAATATGAATTGCCTCTTCTCCATCAGCTGCTTTCACGACGTGGTACCCTTCTTTTTCTAAATGTATCTCAATTAAATCAGCAATTTCTGCCTCATCATCCGCTATTAAAATTGAAATGCGCTTCATTTTACTCCCCCTTTTTCATTCCATTTTTATACGCTCGATTGTAAACTAGTCTATCCAATTTGTACAATACAAAAAGGCTACTCGTTAGAGTAACCTTGGTAAATAAAATTATATCAGCGATTTTCCAATTATATCGACCGTAACTCAAATTATATCAGTAATTATTGAAATATATCGACTTACCGACAATGAACGACAAAATCCTCTCGCTATTTGCGGGCATCCTAATGAAACTTCCATTTACCGCTCAAACACAATCCGCTGCTTCGTAATTTCTTCCAATCTTCCGCGATCTACTTCATACTCAGCATCAACGCTTTGCGGCACCATCACTTTCCCGCCCTCAAGCATCACTTCCGGCCAAATAATATCCTGCTCCCAATGTCTACTAGAAGCAGATATATCTCCTGGAATCGTAAAGTTAGGCAATGACGCAAGAGCAACATTTTGCGCTCGTGAAATCCCCATCTCTACCATACCACCGCACCAAACGGGTACGTTATGTTCCATACAATAATTATGGATTTGGATTGATTCTGTTAATCCGCCCACTCGCCCTGGTTTAATGTTCACAATTTGGCAGCTGCCAAGCGTAATCGCAACGCGTGCATCTTCTAAACTATGAATACTTTCATCTAAACAAATCGGCGTTTCAATTTTCTTTTGCAATTCTGCGTGATCAAGAAAATCGTAATCCGCTAACGGTTGTTCAATCATCATTAATTGGAATTCATCTAGGTCGTTTCAGCCTCTCCGTATCCCCTAATGTATATGCTGAGTTTGCATCAGCCATTAACGGGATACCTGGGAACTCTTTACGAATCTCTTTCAATAATTCGTAATCATGCTCTGGCTTTATTTTCACTTTAAAACGCTCGTATCCTTCTTCCGCGTACTTCTCGATTTGTTTTAACATAACTGGAATCGTATTAAGGCCAATTACAACGCCGACTTCAATTTCAGACTTCGTTCCGCCAAGCAATGTCGCTAACGATTTCTTTTGACGCTTCGCATATAAATCCCAAACAGCCCCCTCTATTCCGGCTTTTGCCATTCGGTTTCTTTTTATATGTTGAAATAGACCCGGTACCTCATTCGGATGAGAAATTTCAGCCTTTAATAAATCAGGTATTAAAAAGTCTTGCAGTACATGCAGCGCTGTCTTCACCGTTTCTTCCGTATACCACGGTTCAGAGAATGCAACGACTTCCCCAAATCCAATGTACCCGTCCGTATCCTCTAATTCAATAACGATACTCTCACGCTTTTCGTAAGTCCCGTAGCTTGTAGCAAACGGGATTACGAGTGGCATTTCCGTTATATACAGTGTCGCTTTTTTTATTTCCACCCTACATCTCCTCCACTAATTGTCTTAACTCTCGTCTTAACAATTTTTTCGAAGCGTTACGTGGTAATTCCTCTAAGAAACATGCTTTCTTCGGCACTTTATATTTCGCTAATTTCTCCTCGCAAAAATGAAGAATTTCTTCTTCTGTTACCGCCCCGCTTTTCACAACAAAAGCAGCTGGTACTTGTCCCCATTTGTCGTCAGACATACCGACAACGCCAGCTTCCGCTACTGCCGGATGGGAGAGTAACACTTCTTCAATTTGAGCTGGGTATATATTCTCTCCGCCAGAAATAATTAAATCACTGCGGCGATCTAATACGTATAAAAACCCTTCTTCGTCTAAATAACCGAGGTCGCCAGTATGAAGCCATCCGTTTTGAATAGTCTCTCGCGTCGCATCTTCACGGTTAAAGTAACCGCCTGTTACGTTCGGTCCTTTTACTACGATCTCGCCTTCTACTAACGGCGGTACTACTACGCCATCTTTTTCAATACGAAGTTGGCACTGAAATAGTGGTTTTCCAGCTGATCCTACTTTCGTTAACATGTAATCTGCGGATAACGTACAAATTTGCGAAGATGTTTCTGTCATACCGTACGTTTGATATACAGGAATTCCTTTTTCTACACATGCTTCTAATAGTGGTTTTGGCGCTGGTCCTCCGCCAAGTAACATGCATCGTAAAGAAGATGGATATGTCTCTGCCCCAAGTCGCTCTAATAAATCAGTTAACATTTTAGAAACGACAGAAATAATTGTTACTCCTCTCGTTTGAAGTGCTTTATGAATAAAATCAGCATCATATTTCGGAACAAGTAAAATACGCATGCCATACATAATGTTTTTCATTAAAAGAGATAGCCCGCCAACATGGAACATCGGCATGCAGGCTAACCAACAATCATCATCACGAAGTCCTAAATTAAGCGACGAACCGACTGCGCTTGCCCAATGATTGCCGTACGTTAAAATAACGCCTTTCGGTTTGCCTGTCGTCCCAGACGTATAAATAATTGTCATCGCTTCTTCTAAAGAAAACTCTTCTTGTATAGAGGCTTCCTCTTTTGGTCCATTCATCACTTCGGCTAATGAATAAACAGGAACATCTTTAGCATCAAAATCTTGATCCGTTACTAAACAAACAACTTCAGCATCATCCATTTGCCAAAGTAGCTCTTCTCTTGAAAGACGCGTATTTAAAAGCACAGCTACTGCACCTACATAAGATAGGGCGTGAATAACTGTAATCATCTCCATACCATTTTTCATCAGAACAGCCACCTTTTGCCCTCGCTCCACTCCAACATGCGTGAGGTGTTCACA
This DNA window, taken from Bacillus cereus ATCC 14579, encodes the following:
- a CDS encoding D-Ala-D-Ala carboxypeptidase VanY; protein product: MKKWVFISFFIVCTVCVGVYISPLFQKEIDVKIVGKDELVKAANTDGKEITKEQIYKGDLLLVNRDYPVKKDSIRSDIINVNHNSELVRGYVIFDRNLRLSKDVVKKFLNVVDAAGKESVNHFLISSGYRDFQEQKQLYEKMGSDYALPAGYSEHNLGLSLDIGSTQKKMEKAPEGKWIEENVWKHGFVLRYPKNKSNITGIQYEPWHIRYVGLPHSAIMQKKNFTLEEYLEFLKEEKEISTEVEGKKYTVSYYKVSENMKVNVPANKQYEISGNNMDGVIVTVQE
- a CDS encoding o-succinylbenzoate--CoA ligase, with the translated sequence METMPNWLMQRAFLTPDRTAIEIEEEKVTFMELHEKVVSVCEHLTHVGVERGQKVAVLMKNGMEMITVIHALSYVGAVAVLLNTRLSREELLWQMDDAEVVCLVTDQDFDAKDVPVYSLAEVMNGPKEEASIQEEFSLEEAMTIIYTSGTTGKPKGVILTYGNHWASAVGSSLNLGLRDDDCWLACMPMFHVGGLSLLMKNIMYGMRILLVPKYDADFIHKALQTRGVTIISVVSKMLTDLLERLGAETYPSSLRCMLLGGGPAPKPLLEACVEKGIPVYQTYGMTETSSQICTLSADYMLTKVGSAGKPLFQCQLRIEKDGVVVPPLVEGEIVVKGPNVTGGYFNREDATRETIQNGWLHTGDLGYLDEEGFLYVLDRRSDLIISGGENIYPAQIEEVLLSHPAVAEAGVVGMSDDKWGQVPAAFVVKSGAVTEEEILHFCEEKLAKYKVPKKACFLEELPRNASKKLLRRELRQLVEEM
- a CDS encoding sensor histidine kinase, encoding MANMMKSFRFKMIALFALSMVLAATVTYIIYKGLQLYYKTMVRYEEPLAQFRSMVREFGDINFFLIFFIPLSIIFFFFLTKPYLKYFDEISNGIHHLANGNFTNKVQVSSNDEFGNIAREINVASEKLKEAVERGDFAENSKDQLVVNLAHDLRTPLTSVLGYLDLILKDENLTKEQIKHFSTIAYTKSQRLESLIDELFEITRMNYGMLNLDKKPIDISELLIQLEEELYPLLEKHHLEARLNVAPHLPMHGDGKLLARVFENLLTNAVRYGYDGQFVDMNGYVDNGEVVVQIMNYGDSIPEEDLPYLFDMFYTGDKARTENRGGTGLGLFIAKNIVEQHNGTISAESNVVRTIFEVRLPKDENVTI
- a CDS encoding response regulator transcription factor; this translates as MKRISILIADDEAEIADLIEIHLEKEGYHVVKAADGEEAIHIIETQPIDLVILDIMMPKMDGYEVTRQIRTKHHMPIIFLSAKTSDFDKVTGLVLGADDYMTKPFTPIELVARVNAQLRRFFTLNQPKVAESKSALELGGVVINPERRTVDVYGEQIELTPKEFDILYLLASHPKKVYNVENIFQHVWADDYYEGGNTVMVHIRTLRKKLGEDKRKDKLIKTVWGVGYTFNG